One genomic segment of Rubripirellula tenax includes these proteins:
- a CDS encoding phytoene/squalene synthase family protein, with product MNRVPSVAASYRHVSRISRRSGSNFYRSFWLLPRPKRRAMCAVYAFARITDDLGDCSEPAAHRAQWLQWWRQVTAENLSGNDPSGPLVFPDGLKSDSHRRTGKPAPIDLHRHAREILPALRDASTRYQIPSKYLLEIIDGVAADQQKTRFDTYEQLEHYCYLVASAVGLTCLHIWEYDAPLPVAAAIDCGLAFQLTNILRDISEDAQRGRIYLPRQHYQIHGLSEDDFLSPRPDDRLRCLVEDEIERARRLFESGWQVWDSLHPDGRPMFSMMWRTYRMLLDHIAEDPNAAVMRRVGLSRREKYSIVTKHFLPPLFRRLPVPPVEFHSHRVTES from the coding sequence ATGAACCGTGTTCCCTCCGTCGCCGCCAGCTATCGCCATGTCAGTCGTATTTCGCGGCGCAGCGGTAGTAATTTTTATCGATCGTTCTGGCTGCTGCCCAGACCGAAGCGGCGAGCGATGTGCGCGGTTTATGCGTTTGCGAGAATCACCGACGACCTGGGGGACTGCTCCGAACCGGCAGCCCATCGGGCGCAGTGGCTGCAATGGTGGCGCCAGGTCACGGCCGAGAACTTGAGCGGCAATGACCCAAGCGGTCCGTTGGTTTTTCCCGACGGTTTGAAATCAGATTCACATCGACGGACCGGAAAACCGGCGCCGATCGATCTACATCGTCATGCCCGCGAAATTCTGCCTGCGCTTCGCGATGCTTCGACGAGGTACCAGATCCCGTCGAAGTACTTGTTGGAGATCATCGACGGCGTCGCGGCCGATCAGCAGAAAACTCGTTTCGATACATATGAACAACTCGAACATTACTGTTACTTGGTCGCATCGGCCGTGGGTTTGACGTGCTTGCACATTTGGGAATACGACGCCCCGCTGCCGGTCGCGGCGGCGATCGACTGTGGCTTGGCATTCCAGTTGACGAACATCCTTCGTGACATATCTGAAGACGCACAGCGAGGCCGCATCTACCTCCCGCGACAACACTACCAAATCCACGGATTGAGCGAAGATGATTTTTTGTCACCGCGTCCCGACGATCGACTTCGATGCCTGGTCGAAGACGAGATCGAGCGCGCCCGCCGATTGTTCGAGTCTGGCTGGCAGGTTTGGGACTCGCTGCATCCCGACGGACGCCCCATGTTCAGCATGATGTGGCGGACGTATCGAATGCTGCTCGATCATATCGCCGAAGACCCCAATGCTGCGGTAATGCGTCGAGTTGGTTTGTCACGCCGCGAGAAGTACTCGATTGTGACCAAGCACTTTCTTCCGCCGCTGTTTCGCCGCCTACCGGTGCCACCGGTCGAGTTTCATTCCCATCGGGTCACTGAGTCGTGA
- a CDS encoding FAD-dependent oxidoreductase, translating to MNERLRWMVRPDQTVHGPGEFVLYWMHNALRAHENPALDVAICLARQNGLPLLVYHALSEDYPYASDRFHSFILQGQRDVQRELSDRGIASHFHLQRDGDRGPHLRDLTRRAAVLVTEEMPVQPLVGWLERLTIRTTTPIAMVDASCIVPLPMVGRSFERAFEYRDATKHHYAARTHLPYDEQPVDVEMFDGPMPFVSMNLQDACLSKLIGQCRIDHSIAPVIDTPGGSRAGYARWEAYKAGGLARYADRRNDAADHDGPSRMSGYLHFGMVSPLRLARQANALAATTPGAKKYLDELLIWRELAFHFCFHNADRIDLLAGVPDWAQKTLQQHAGDDREKNCSWETLSRALSGDPLWDACQRSLVKHGELHNNVRMTWGKAILSWACSPGRALQLAIDLNHRYSLDGRDPSSYGGILWCFGQFDRPFQPESSIYGTIRTRDPKQHLQRIDLAKFQSVVDRPISPHASRVAVVGAGIGGLIAARTLADHGVEVSIFEKSAGVGGRIATRRSEVSGESVTFDHGAQYFTSRDPRFRRYVQSWIQDGVVEPWLGKIVELGPSGHIVGEKTGTPRYVGAPTMNHLAKHLANDLSIHLRTTVSRLDRQPDGRWTIVGDDGQLIGDFDKVIVNCPPLQAKAIVSDHSPIAAKIDEATMNPTWALMLAADGLNDLDFDGAFINEGPLSWIARDSSKPKRKTSGDNHAWVLHASSQWSAANVDRDANEVQKELIQAIETATGRSVGNVTLAMPRRWLYAIPATTLDCDSLWDGDAGIGVCGDWCGGPRIEGAFLSGMSVVGSLLRQITIDRSPQNRHVEKSGRPPTSRSV from the coding sequence TTGAATGAGCGTCTTCGATGGATGGTGCGTCCTGATCAAACCGTGCACGGTCCGGGTGAGTTCGTTCTCTATTGGATGCACAACGCACTGCGCGCGCACGAGAACCCTGCGCTCGATGTGGCGATCTGCTTGGCCAGACAGAACGGATTGCCGCTGCTGGTCTATCACGCGTTGTCCGAAGACTATCCGTACGCGTCGGATCGATTCCATTCGTTCATCTTGCAGGGCCAACGGGACGTTCAACGTGAACTATCGGACCGCGGCATCGCATCACATTTTCATTTGCAACGAGATGGCGATCGCGGTCCTCACCTGCGCGACCTAACCCGCCGGGCGGCGGTTTTGGTGACGGAAGAGATGCCTGTCCAACCGTTGGTCGGCTGGCTTGAACGATTGACGATCCGCACGACGACACCGATCGCGATGGTGGACGCATCCTGTATTGTCCCGTTGCCCATGGTGGGTCGATCGTTCGAGCGAGCATTCGAGTATCGCGACGCAACGAAACATCATTACGCAGCCCGAACCCACTTGCCCTACGACGAACAGCCTGTCGATGTCGAGATGTTTGATGGGCCGATGCCCTTCGTTTCGATGAATCTTCAGGACGCCTGTTTGTCGAAACTGATCGGCCAATGCCGAATCGATCACTCGATAGCCCCGGTGATCGATACACCCGGCGGATCTCGCGCGGGCTATGCACGGTGGGAAGCCTACAAAGCAGGCGGACTCGCTCGATACGCCGACCGCCGTAACGATGCCGCGGATCACGACGGTCCCAGCCGAATGAGCGGCTATCTGCACTTCGGGATGGTCAGTCCCCTGCGATTGGCTCGCCAGGCAAACGCGTTAGCCGCGACGACGCCCGGCGCTAAAAAGTATCTCGACGAATTGTTGATATGGCGAGAACTCGCGTTCCACTTTTGCTTTCACAATGCCGACCGAATCGATCTACTCGCAGGCGTCCCCGATTGGGCCCAGAAAACGCTCCAGCAACATGCCGGCGACGATCGGGAAAAGAACTGCAGTTGGGAAACGCTTTCTCGAGCGTTAAGCGGCGATCCTTTGTGGGACGCTTGTCAACGAAGTCTGGTCAAGCACGGTGAACTCCACAACAACGTCCGCATGACTTGGGGAAAGGCGATTCTGTCGTGGGCTTGTTCGCCGGGGCGTGCGTTGCAGTTGGCAATCGATCTGAACCACCGTTACTCGCTCGATGGGCGTGACCCCAGCAGTTACGGCGGCATCCTGTGGTGCTTTGGGCAATTCGATCGACCGTTCCAACCCGAGTCATCGATTTATGGAACGATCCGAACGCGTGACCCGAAACAACACTTGCAGCGCATCGACCTTGCCAAGTTCCAGAGCGTCGTCGACCGACCGATTTCCCCCCATGCGTCTCGGGTCGCCGTCGTGGGCGCGGGCATCGGCGGCTTGATTGCCGCACGAACGCTGGCGGATCACGGCGTGGAGGTTTCGATCTTCGAGAAATCTGCGGGCGTCGGCGGTCGCATTGCAACACGACGTAGTGAGGTCTCGGGAGAGTCCGTCACTTTCGACCACGGCGCTCAATACTTCACGTCGCGAGACCCAAGATTTCGGCGGTACGTCCAAAGTTGGATCCAGGACGGTGTCGTCGAACCCTGGCTGGGTAAGATCGTCGAACTCGGGCCCAGCGGTCACATCGTCGGCGAAAAGACGGGAACGCCGCGATACGTCGGCGCGCCGACGATGAACCATCTGGCCAAACACTTGGCCAACGACTTATCAATCCATTTGCGAACAACGGTGTCACGCCTCGATCGCCAACCGGACGGTCGCTGGACGATCGTTGGTGATGACGGGCAATTGATCGGTGATTTCGACAAAGTGATTGTCAATTGTCCGCCCCTACAAGCCAAAGCGATCGTCAGCGATCATTCGCCGATCGCTGCCAAGATCGACGAAGCAACAATGAACCCGACCTGGGCGTTGATGTTGGCCGCCGACGGCTTGAACGATCTAGACTTTGACGGCGCGTTCATCAACGAAGGACCGCTTTCATGGATCGCACGTGACAGTTCCAAGCCGAAACGCAAGACGTCGGGTGACAACCATGCCTGGGTCCTTCACGCGTCGAGCCAGTGGTCCGCCGCAAACGTCGACCGCGATGCAAATGAGGTTCAGAAAGAACTGATCCAAGCAATCGAAACGGCGACGGGACGATCCGTTGGCAACGTCACGCTTGCGATGCCACGCCGTTGGTTGTACGCGATCCCCGCGACCACGCTGGACTGTGACTCCTTGTGGGACGGTGATGCCGGAATCGGTGTTTGCGGCGATTGGTGCGGCGGCCCGAGAATCGAAGGCGCGTTTCTAAGCGGGATGTCCGTCGTCGGATCGTTGCTCCGCCAGATCACCATCGATCGGTCACCCCAAAACCGACACGTCGAAAAATCCGGCCGTCCCCCCACGTCACGCAGCGTGTGA
- a CDS encoding argininosuccinate synthase codes for MKSCVLAYSGGLDTSVILGWLQDQGYEVHAVYVDLGQPCEDRAAIKKKAEDGGAASYRAIDVREELCRDFAFPVLSWQAKYEQIYLLGTSIARPLISKVCLQVAREVGATAYAHGATGKGNDQCRFQLAAEALDPKIEMIAPWRIKAFRQAFPGRTELIAYCEQKNIPVKASTSKPYSSDENVLHISYEAGQLEELDVNGVELVDFGMGVSPQEAPDKSETVSIGFVSGVPTTLNGKKVSALDMVEGLNTIAGRNGVGRIDMVENRFVGMKSRGVYESPGMTVLYNALMNVEQLTMDRDLMHLRDRMAPEVAEMVYYGFWYTPKMDALMAFMNEARKPVTGDVTLKLYKGNISIESRTSPNSLYDAEIATMEGGGSYNQDDAEGFLRIQGLPSRVQGTVKPRSF; via the coding sequence ATGAAAAGTTGTGTACTGGCTTACTCCGGTGGCTTAGATACCTCGGTTATTTTGGGCTGGCTTCAAGATCAGGGCTATGAAGTCCATGCCGTCTACGTCGATCTCGGCCAACCCTGCGAAGACCGCGCCGCGATCAAAAAGAAGGCCGAAGACGGCGGGGCTGCCTCGTACCGAGCCATCGACGTTCGCGAAGAACTGTGCCGTGACTTTGCCTTTCCCGTGCTTTCATGGCAGGCCAAGTACGAGCAAATCTATCTGCTTGGTACCTCGATCGCACGCCCGTTGATCAGCAAAGTGTGTCTGCAGGTCGCTCGCGAAGTCGGTGCGACCGCCTACGCGCACGGAGCCACCGGCAAGGGGAACGACCAGTGCCGGTTCCAATTGGCCGCCGAAGCGCTGGATCCCAAGATCGAAATGATCGCCCCTTGGCGAATCAAGGCGTTCCGCCAAGCATTCCCGGGTCGGACCGAATTGATCGCGTACTGCGAACAAAAGAACATTCCCGTCAAGGCATCCACCAGCAAACCGTACAGCAGCGACGAGAACGTGCTGCACATCAGCTACGAAGCCGGGCAGCTAGAAGAATTGGACGTCAACGGCGTCGAGTTGGTCGATTTCGGGATGGGCGTCAGCCCTCAAGAAGCACCCGACAAATCCGAAACGGTCTCGATCGGTTTCGTTTCCGGGGTTCCCACCACGCTCAACGGCAAGAAAGTTTCGGCTCTCGATATGGTCGAAGGCCTCAACACGATCGCTGGCCGCAACGGCGTCGGACGAATCGACATGGTCGAGAATCGATTCGTCGGGATGAAGAGCCGCGGCGTTTACGAATCGCCCGGAATGACGGTTCTTTACAACGCGTTGATGAACGTAGAACAGTTGACGATGGATCGCGATCTGATGCACCTGCGCGACCGGATGGCCCCCGAAGTCGCCGAGATGGTCTACTACGGTTTCTGGTACACCCCCAAAATGGACGCATTGATGGCGTTCATGAACGAAGCTCGAAAGCCGGTAACGGGCGACGTGACCTTGAAGCTGTACAAGGGCAACATCAGCATCGAATCGCGGACCAGCCCCAACAGCCTTTACGACGCCGAAATCGCGACAATGGAAGGCGGCGGTTCGTACAACCAAGACGACGCGGAAGGGTTCTTGCGAATCCAGGGACTGCCGTCACGCGTGCAAGGCACCGTCAAGCCGCGGTCGTTCTAA
- the ispH gene encoding 4-hydroxy-3-methylbut-2-enyl diphosphate reductase produces the protein MKIILAAPRGFCAGVNMAIDSLELTLQKFGPPVYVYHEIVHNQYVVNTFSEKGAVFVNAIDEIPKDSVVLFSAHGVSPAIRQEAKDRNLTALDATCPLVTKVHLEAIKYAKAGYTIILIGHEGHDEVIGTMGEAPEAIVLVEDEDGVEALQVADESKLAYLTQTTLSVDDAEKIIRKIRERFPGIESPPKGDICYATQNRQEAVRLLSGQADVVVVLGSQNSSNSQRLRELADDGIKKAFLVDGPEDLDTANFSDTDTVLITAGASAPEFVVQSTIAWLVERFGATVELASIREESVQFPLPKLLRAFAAETRSS, from the coding sequence ATGAAAATTATTTTGGCCGCCCCACGAGGCTTCTGTGCTGGCGTCAATATGGCGATCGATTCGCTGGAACTGACCCTGCAAAAATTCGGTCCGCCGGTCTACGTCTACCACGAGATTGTTCACAACCAGTATGTGGTAAACACGTTTTCAGAAAAAGGCGCAGTCTTCGTCAACGCGATTGATGAGATTCCCAAGGACAGTGTCGTACTGTTTTCGGCTCACGGCGTCTCGCCCGCAATTCGCCAAGAGGCGAAAGACCGCAATCTGACGGCCCTCGACGCAACGTGCCCGCTGGTGACGAAGGTCCACCTCGAAGCGATCAAGTACGCCAAGGCAGGTTACACGATCATCTTGATCGGGCACGAGGGGCACGACGAAGTCATCGGCACCATGGGCGAAGCTCCCGAAGCCATCGTGCTTGTCGAAGACGAAGACGGGGTGGAAGCGTTGCAAGTCGCCGACGAGTCCAAGCTCGCCTATCTGACGCAAACAACGCTCAGCGTTGACGATGCCGAAAAAATCATCCGGAAAATTCGCGAAAGATTTCCCGGCATCGAAAGCCCCCCCAAGGGCGACATTTGTTACGCGACCCAGAATCGGCAAGAAGCCGTCCGTTTGCTCAGCGGGCAAGCCGATGTCGTTGTCGTCTTGGGCAGCCAAAACAGCAGCAACAGTCAACGGCTTCGTGAATTGGCCGATGACGGAATCAAAAAGGCCTTTCTGGTCGATGGTCCCGAAGACTTGGACACGGCCAACTTTTCGGATACCGATACCGTCCTGATCACCGCGGGGGCGAGCGCTCCCGAGTTTGTTGTCCAGTCGACCATCGCTTGGTTGGTCGAACGATTCGGCGCGACAGTTGAACTGGCATCGATTCGTGAAGAGTCGGTTCAGTTCCCGCTCCCCAAGTTGCTTCGAGCATTCGCCGCCGAGACTCGTTCCTCTTAA
- the larB gene encoding nickel pincer cofactor biosynthesis protein LarB, with product MPEPLPCPSLVELLSEVIAGRASLDELTRQIAISRDPVGAIDGATIDLGRRNRCGFSEVIYGQGKSADLITRIITTQIAAGEDALVTRIDGEIADRVAAGFPHTHVNRVGRTLRVSTAAIEKSSTPDVAQEMHAAVITAGSTDRPVAEEAIETLQWMGVPVARYDDIGVAGPQRLLAAVPNLRHASAVVVIAGMEGALPSVVAGHLAVPIFAVPTSVGYGASLGGLTPLLGMLSACASNVAVVNIDAGFKGGYLAGMVVSQLRTLRESKS from the coding sequence ATGCCTGAACCACTGCCCTGCCCTTCCCTGGTCGAATTGTTGTCCGAGGTGATCGCGGGACGAGCGTCGCTAGATGAATTGACCCGCCAAATCGCGATCAGCCGCGACCCGGTTGGCGCGATCGACGGAGCCACCATCGACTTGGGCCGGCGAAATCGTTGTGGATTCAGCGAAGTCATTTACGGCCAAGGGAAGTCCGCCGACCTGATCACGCGGATCATCACGACCCAGATTGCCGCGGGTGAGGATGCTCTGGTCACACGAATCGACGGCGAGATAGCCGATCGGGTCGCCGCCGGGTTCCCCCATACCCACGTCAATCGGGTCGGACGAACGCTGCGAGTTTCCACCGCTGCGATCGAGAAATCATCGACGCCTGATGTTGCCCAGGAAATGCACGCCGCTGTGATCACGGCGGGAAGCACCGACCGTCCGGTCGCCGAAGAAGCGATCGAAACGCTGCAGTGGATGGGCGTTCCCGTCGCTCGCTACGACGACATCGGCGTGGCGGGACCCCAACGTTTATTGGCAGCGGTGCCGAACTTGCGCCATGCATCCGCCGTCGTCGTGATCGCCGGTATGGAGGGTGCCCTGCCCTCGGTTGTCGCCGGGCATTTGGCCGTTCCGATTTTCGCGGTGCCGACCAGCGTTGGCTACGGCGCGTCGCTTGGCGGATTGACGCCACTGCTGGGGATGTTGTCGGCGTGTGCGTCCAATGTTGCGGTGGTCAACATCGATGCCGGATTCAAGGGCGGCTACTTGGCCGGCATGGTCGTGTCGCAATTGCGAACGCTGCGGGAATCAAAATCGTGA
- a CDS encoding NAD(P)H-hydrate dehydratase, whose translation MNTPSPAPVQIPARRSDSHKGNFGRVMMIGGSRGMSGSISLAALAALKTGSGLVTAAVPDRCLETVAAFHPCVMTIALPDDEYGAFAVDAPSRLSNALAKFDAVGAGPGMTTGPGSVRIVERLLALTSIPRVLDADAINVMAELDWATTHPDQVGPLVLTPHPGELHRLVGVAPKDRELQIVASETLANRTGAVIVVKGGPTVVVGPDGRYTNTTGNPGMATGGSGDVLTGVIASLLGQGLSPWDAARLGVWIHGRAGDLAATQYGQASMTALEIVHSLHRAF comes from the coding sequence GTGAACACGCCCTCCCCTGCTCCGGTACAGATTCCCGCCCGCCGATCGGACTCTCATAAAGGAAACTTCGGCCGTGTAATGATGATTGGCGGATCGCGTGGCATGAGCGGATCGATCTCGTTGGCGGCCTTGGCGGCTTTGAAGACCGGATCAGGCTTGGTCACTGCGGCGGTGCCGGATCGTTGCTTGGAAACCGTTGCCGCGTTTCATCCGTGCGTGATGACGATTGCGTTACCGGATGACGAATACGGTGCCTTCGCAGTTGATGCTCCGTCACGCCTATCGAATGCTCTGGCAAAGTTCGATGCCGTTGGCGCCGGACCGGGCATGACCACCGGCCCAGGATCGGTGCGTATCGTCGAGCGGTTGCTTGCGTTGACATCCATTCCGCGGGTATTGGATGCGGACGCTATCAACGTGATGGCAGAACTGGACTGGGCTACGACGCACCCCGACCAAGTTGGGCCACTGGTACTGACACCGCATCCCGGTGAACTGCACCGTCTTGTCGGCGTCGCACCGAAGGATCGCGAATTACAAATCGTTGCATCTGAGACACTCGCCAATCGGACCGGCGCCGTCATCGTCGTCAAGGGAGGACCGACCGTTGTCGTGGGTCCCGACGGACGATACACCAACACGACCGGAAATCCCGGCATGGCCACGGGCGGTTCGGGCGACGTTTTGACGGGTGTGATCGCGTCGTTGCTGGGCCAAGGGTTGTCACCGTGGGACGCTGCTCGGCTGGGCGTTTGGATCCACGGCCGCGCCGGCGATTTAGCAGCAACACAGTACGGCCAAGCGAGCATGACCGCCCTGGAGATTGTCCACAGCCTGCACCGAGCGTTCTAA
- the hpnE gene encoding hydroxysqualene dehydroxylase HpnE: MTSVTDPTPSSSGSLSSEKRSVVIIGGGLAGLAAAGELLATPGHFDVTLLEAKRTMGGRAGSFSDPATGNAVDYCQHVAMGCCTNFLGLLDRYGLKDRMKCYSSLTFLHPDHPPSRFAPSSWMPAPLHLAGAIGSLRYLTTKQKWHVRWGIWQMMRSDSNQMEGQVAATWLASHGQDKETIAAFWDVVLVSALGERTDRVSMLAAHKVFMDGFAAARGASDVWVPTRPLSELIGRDLAGAIGEQGSAMIHGCCVNRILPPTNQQSPQVVAADGRAFGASDVIVAVPWFRIESLLADSPIAESTSSQSQWTAIPASPITGIHLWFDRPITTLPHAVMVGTKSQWLFREPLERTDTTDSASSTQPTHYYQVVISASHDLGDQSREALVAEVITELRHAFDGARSAVLIASRVVTDPRSVFSVRPEVEKARPPARTALPWLHLAGDWTSTGWPATMEGAVISGILAASNVMQRYGLPAGEVDGGLKRGWLARRMIRRSTQLPRR; this comes from the coding sequence GTGACGTCGGTGACGGATCCGACTCCATCGTCCAGCGGAAGTCTTTCGAGTGAAAAACGGTCGGTGGTCATTATCGGCGGTGGCTTGGCTGGGCTCGCGGCGGCGGGCGAATTGCTTGCGACGCCGGGCCACTTCGACGTGACGCTGCTGGAAGCCAAGCGAACCATGGGAGGTCGCGCGGGCTCGTTTTCCGATCCCGCCACGGGTAACGCCGTCGACTATTGCCAACATGTCGCGATGGGTTGCTGCACCAACTTCCTGGGACTGCTTGACCGATACGGTTTGAAAGACCGGATGAAGTGCTATTCATCGCTGACGTTTCTGCATCCCGATCATCCGCCAAGTCGCTTTGCGCCTTCATCGTGGATGCCAGCGCCGTTGCATTTGGCGGGAGCCATCGGCTCGCTCCGCTATTTGACGACGAAACAAAAATGGCACGTTCGATGGGGAATCTGGCAAATGATGCGTTCAGATTCGAATCAGATGGAAGGTCAAGTCGCCGCGACATGGTTGGCAAGCCACGGTCAAGACAAAGAGACCATTGCCGCGTTCTGGGACGTGGTCCTAGTCAGTGCGTTGGGCGAACGAACCGATCGCGTTTCCATGCTAGCGGCACACAAGGTATTCATGGACGGGTTCGCCGCCGCCCGAGGAGCCAGCGACGTGTGGGTTCCGACCCGGCCGTTGTCCGAACTGATTGGCCGTGACTTGGCCGGCGCAATCGGCGAACAGGGATCGGCGATGATTCACGGCTGTTGCGTCAATCGAATTTTGCCACCAACGAACCAACAATCGCCCCAAGTTGTTGCTGCCGATGGACGGGCCTTCGGTGCATCCGATGTGATCGTTGCGGTGCCTTGGTTTCGAATCGAGTCGCTGTTGGCCGATAGCCCGATCGCCGAATCGACCTCGTCGCAATCCCAATGGACGGCGATACCGGCGTCACCGATCACCGGGATTCATTTGTGGTTCGACCGCCCCATCACAACACTCCCGCACGCGGTCATGGTGGGAACGAAGTCTCAGTGGCTATTCCGAGAGCCCCTCGAACGGACAGACACCACGGACTCCGCATCCTCGACTCAACCCACTCACTACTACCAAGTTGTGATCAGTGCGTCACATGATCTGGGCGACCAGAGTCGCGAAGCCCTGGTTGCAGAAGTGATCACGGAACTGCGTCATGCTTTCGACGGCGCGCGATCGGCCGTGTTGATCGCCAGCCGCGTGGTAACGGATCCACGTTCCGTCTTTTCCGTCCGCCCCGAGGTCGAGAAGGCTCGTCCGCCCGCCCGCACTGCCCTACCCTGGTTGCATTTGGCGGGCGATTGGACCTCCACAGGCTGGCCCGCAACGATGGAAGGCGCCGTGATCAGCGGCATTTTAGCGGCATCCAACGTGATGCAGCGATACGGCTTGCCCGCTGGCGAGGTCGACGGGGGACTAAAACGCGGCTGGCTGGCCCGTCGCATGATCCGCCGCTCAACGCAGTTGCCTCGTCGTTAA
- the hpnC gene encoding squalene synthase HpnC: MCPLNRLSQDNRETPDTSNPNTPDDVKADRVAMRRDELDPQSLKRGRAMTAKLAKSHYENFLVASVLLPRHVRQGFYDIYAFCRTADDLADESPTPQVATERLVELGRHLDETFQGSPPTDPMVALANTAIRFDLPKQPLVDLLDAFRQDQFKTRYENFDQLIDYCRRSANPVGRLVLGLGECVNDETTALSDQICTGLQLANFWQDVARDFEIDRLYLPADRMTAMGVTETDVSQGIANRSTPAPLKRLLSEQCDVAEQFLRNGLPLVDQVPRWLAGDVKLFVHGGLATLDAIRRIDFDVLRKRPKVTKATQMGLVARAWLGRL; encoded by the coding sequence ATGTGTCCGCTGAATCGTCTTTCCCAGGATAACCGCGAAACGCCCGATACGTCTAACCCCAACACGCCGGACGACGTGAAGGCGGACAGAGTCGCAATGCGACGGGACGAACTCGATCCGCAGTCGCTCAAACGCGGTCGGGCGATGACGGCGAAGCTTGCGAAGTCACACTACGAGAACTTCTTGGTCGCTAGTGTGCTGCTGCCACGGCACGTTCGACAGGGGTTTTACGACATCTATGCGTTTTGCCGGACGGCTGACGACCTGGCGGACGAGTCGCCAACGCCTCAAGTCGCAACCGAACGACTGGTCGAACTCGGCCGACACCTGGACGAGACTTTCCAGGGCTCGCCGCCCACCGACCCGATGGTGGCATTGGCGAATACGGCGATCCGGTTCGATTTGCCCAAGCAACCGTTGGTCGATTTATTGGACGCGTTCCGGCAAGACCAATTCAAAACTCGCTATGAAAACTTCGATCAACTGATCGACTATTGCCGCCGTTCGGCGAATCCGGTCGGACGGTTGGTACTCGGACTAGGCGAATGCGTAAACGATGAAACGACTGCTTTGTCGGACCAGATTTGCACCGGATTGCAATTGGCCAATTTTTGGCAGGACGTCGCCCGTGATTTTGAAATCGATCGCCTGTATTTGCCGGCCGACCGCATGACGGCGATGGGCGTGACCGAAACGGATGTGTCCCAGGGAATCGCCAATCGATCGACACCGGCGCCGCTTAAGCGATTACTGAGTGAACAGTGTGACGTCGCCGAACAGTTTCTGAGAAATGGCTTGCCATTGGTTGATCAGGTACCACGGTGGCTGGCCGGTGATGTGAAGCTTTTTGTGCACGGCGGCTTGGCGACGCTGGACGCGATCCGCCGCATCGATTTCGACGTTCTGCGAAAGCGGCCGAAGGTGACCAAGGCGACTCAAATGGGATTGGTCGCGCGAGCTTGGTTGGGCAGGCTGTGA